The genomic region ACGGGGCAGCAGCGAGCGCGGCGGCGAGCGCGGCCTGGTCGGCGGCGATGAACTGGTGCAGGTGGGTGGCCAGCGCCGGGGTGGTGAAAACCAGGCGGTAGTACGCGAGCACGTGCGAATCGTCGTTCAGGCCGGTCACGGGGTCGCGGTGATCGAGACCGGTCAGGAAATGCGTCAGCAGCGCTTCGGCGGGAGGCGCGGTGGACGCCTCGACCACCCGGGCCGCTTCCCCGGCGTGGTCGGCGATGCGGTGCAGGGCGAGGTCCTGCTTGCTGGCGAAGTACTTGAACAGCGTCGGCTTCGACACGTCGGCGGCCGCCGCGATGTCCGTCACCGAGACCTGGTCGAAGCCGCGCGCGAGGAACAGCTCGATCGCCACCCGGGACAGGGTGTCGTGCGTCTGCTGCCTCTTCCGTGCGCGCAATCCGGTCACACCGACGACTCTACCGCTGGTGTTAACCTGGACAAAGTTTTGACCGAGTCAACTTTTGGAGAGGTGACATGCGCGGGCTGGAGGAGGAACGCCGGTACGCCGATCGCTGCCGCGACGCACTGCGGGCCATGATCGCCGGGGCGCGGCAGAACGTGGTGGTCGGCGAGGACACCTGGGGCGACCGGTACACGGCCGAGCGGCTCGGGTACCACTTGAAGAGCCTCGCCCGGGAACTGGCGGACGAGGGCGACGGTCCGCCGTTCTTCGGGCTGGTCGGGTACCGCGACGACGAGCAGGCGCAGGAGCACCGCGGTCAGCTGTACTACCTCGGCCGGCGGCACATCTCCGACGCCATCGGGCGGCCGCCGCTGGTGATCGACTGGCGCGCGCCGGTCGCGACCACGTTCTACCGGGCAACCGCCGAGGACCCGCAGGGCATCGCCGTCCGCCGCCGCTTCGGCTGGTCCGGCGAGAAGCTGACCAGCCTCGAGGACGAGTCGCTCGCCGGCGCGGAGCACACCGCGGAAGGCGGAAACGAGCAAGAGCGCACGGACGGGAGCCGAAGCACCGGCGGCGTCGACGGCGCGCGCGGCATCGGCGGCATCCTGCGGGCGGAGATCGAGCGGCCACGGGTGGGTCCGATGCGGGACATCGTCGCCACGATCCAGCCGGAGCAGGACGAACTGGTGCGCGCCGAGCTCGCCGAGTCGATCTGCGTGCAGGGCGCACCAGGAACCGGCAAGACGGCGGTCGGGCTGCACCGGGCGGCGTACCTGCTGTATGCGTACCGGTCGCGGCTGCAGCGCAGCGGCGTACTGGTACTGGGGCCGAACCAGGCGTTCCTCCAGTACATCTCGGCCGTGCTGCCGACCTTGGGCGAGGTCGATGTGGAGCAGACGACGATCGACCAGCTCCTTGCCGTCGGCATCGACGCGACGGACCTCCCGGAAGCCGCGGCGGTGAAGCACGACGCGCGGATGGCCGAGGTTCTGCGCCGGGTGCTGTACCGGCGGATCGGTACGCCGACCGAGGCCGTCGTGGTGCCGGACGGTTCCTACCGGTGGCGGGTCAACCAGTACGAGTTCGAGCAGCTGGTCGACGAGGCGCGGGCCGAGGCGACGGCGTACGGGGTCGGGCGGGAGCGGGTGGTGTCGCGGCTGGTCGCCGCGCTGCAGCGGCAGGCGGAGACGCGCGGGCAGAACTGCAACCGGGTGTGGCAGCGCCGGATGGCGCGAGCGGTCAGCCCGGCGGTGGAGGCCGTGTGGCCGGTTGCGAAGGCCGCCGAGGTGCTCGCGGAGTTCCTCAGTGACCCCTTCCGAAGCGAGGCAGGCGAAAGCAACCGGGACGGCGGACTGAGCAGCGAAGAGCTCGCGGCGATCGCCTGGAAGCGGCCGCGGAAGGCGAAGAGTGCGCGGTGGACCGCCGCCGATGCCGTTCTGCTGGACGAGTTGGCAGCGTTGATCGCGCGCGGGCCGGGGTACGGGCTCGTGATCGTGGACGAGGCGCAGGATCTGTCCCCCATGCAGTGCAGGGCCATCGCTCGGCGCAGTGAGCACGGTTCGCTGACCGTCCTGGGCGATCTGGCGCAGGGTACGACGGCGTGGGCGGCGCGGAGTTGGGCCGAGCAGCTGACGCATCTCGGGAAGCCGGACGCGGAGGTGGTCGCGCTGACCACGGGGTACCGCGTGCCGGCTGCCGTGGTGGCGATGGCGAATCGGTTGCTGGAGGTGTTGGCTGTCGAGCAGGCGATCGACGTGCCGGCGACGCGGTCGTTTCGCAGCGACGGGCGGCTGGTGGTGCAGCGGGTCGACGATCTGGCCGGCAGTTGCGTCGACGCCGCCCGGGCTGCGTTGAAGGAGGAGGGCTCGATCGGGGTGATCGCCGCCGACCACGCCGTCGCGGGGCTGACCGACGTACTGCGGGCCGAAGATCTCGTGGCCGACCGGCTCACCGTGGTCCCGGCGAGTTTGGCGAAAGGGCTCGAGTACGACCACGTGATCGTGGTCGAGCCCGCCGACGTCGTCGAGGCCGAACCGCGCGGGATGAACCGTCTCTATGTTGTCCTGACCCGAGCGGTCTCCCGGCTGGACGTCCTGCACCACCGGCCGCTGCCGATCGGGCTGACCTGAGGCGAACCACGGCGGCAACGCCGGACTCTTCCCGGTATGAGCACACAGACAGCACTGCTGGGGGCGCGGATGGGGCCACGAGCCGAGCCGGTCACGGTGGAGGCGACGGATCGCGACCTGTGGGAACGGCTGCGGCAGGCCGATGAGGCGGCGCTGACGGTGTTGTTCCACCGGCACAGTGACGCCGTCTACAACTTCGCCTTCCGCCGCACGTCGTCCTGGTCCGCAGCGGAGGACGTCGTCCAGGCGACGTTCACGGCCCTGTGGCGGCGGGCCCGGGACCGGCGGGTGGACGCGCTCCTGCTGGACTCCGCGCGACCGCTGCTGCTGGTGATGGCCGGCCACGAGTGCGGCAACGTCCTGCGCGCCACCCGGCGGCAGCGCGCGTTGACCGGCCGGCTGGAACTGGTCGACGCGGCCGGGGCCGTCCCGGACCACTCCACCGCCGCCGCGGCGCGGATCGACGACGAACGCGCGATGAGCGACATCCGCCGGGTCCTCGACCGGATCCCGGCCAAGCAGCGCGAGGTGGTCGAGCTGGTGGTCTGGGCCGACTGCTCGATGGCCGAGGCCGCCCGCGCCCTCGGCGTACCGGAAGGCACCGTGAAGTCCCGGCTGGCCCGGGCCCGCAGCTCGCTGGCCGGGCTGCTCGACGTCGACACTCTGGAGGGACTGGTATGACACCGCGACTGCCGGCGGAGCGCACACTCCCCCACAAGCAGGAAATCCTCGAACGCGTCCTCGCCGACGACGTCACCCAGCGGCCCCGACGGCGGTGGCTGGTACCGGCCGCCGCGGCCGCTTCCGTGGTCGTCGTCGCCGGTGGCCTGGTCGCGCTCGACCTCGGCGCCGACAGTCCGCCGGTGAGCGGGCCGACGACGGCGACGACACCGACCCCCAAGACCCCGGTCAGGCTGACCGCGGGCGAGGTAGCCGTGGCTGCCGGCCCGGTGAGCACCGCGGACGCGCAGGCACTCGCTCGGGCCTGCGTCACCCAGGAAGGCCGTCCGGCCGGCAAGGTGGGCCGGATCACCCATCGCGTGCAGGTGCTCAGCTGGGCGGACCGGCGCAAGACCCAGAACAGCGTGGTCGTGCAGGACACGTCGGACGGGCTGATCTACGGCTGCGTGGGCTTCCCGGACACCAAGGTCCGCAACGGGATCGCCGTGCAGGGGGTCGAGGTGTCGCTGATCGGCGGTGACGCCGCCGAGGCGCGCAAGCGCAAGTCGGTGATCAACCCGACCGACGCGACCCACCCGGCTGTGCCGACCGACGGCGGCAGCAGCCGGTACTTCATCCGCTTCGACACCCAGCCCGACCTGCTGACCACCGAGGCCTGGTACCGCGTGGACGCGCGGGTGGTCGTGATGCGGCAGCGCTTCGTCGTCAAGGGCGCGCCGGGACCGTGGTTCGTGGCCAAGCCGATCGACGGATACGTCTTCCTGCGCAGCCGGGACAAGTCGACCGCGTTGCGCCAGGGTGACCAGGTACGGCTCGAGACCCAGGTGATCGGCCGCGGAGGCAAACTGCTGGACGCTCCGGCCGACCAAAAGGGCGGCGGCGGCCTGACTCCGAGCCCGGGGACCACCCGGGTCGACACCGGCACTGTCGGCCTCAC from Kribbella flavida DSM 17836 harbors:
- a CDS encoding TetR/AcrR family transcriptional regulator, translated to MTGLRARKRQQTHDTLSRVAIELFLARGFDQVSVTDIAAAADVSKPTLFKYFASKQDLALHRIADHAGEAARVVEASTAPPAEALLTHFLTGLDHRDPVTGLNDDSHVLAYYRLVFTTPALATHLHQFIAADQAALAAALAAAPSAALAAKSADGLAAEPSSGPRFDADLDAQLLAAYLSSTQQILARRNWEALSAGQSAAARHPLAVAEATRAFRALGTRVGP
- a CDS encoding HelD family protein, whose amino-acid sequence is MRGLEEERRYADRCRDALRAMIAGARQNVVVGEDTWGDRYTAERLGYHLKSLARELADEGDGPPFFGLVGYRDDEQAQEHRGQLYYLGRRHISDAIGRPPLVIDWRAPVATTFYRATAEDPQGIAVRRRFGWSGEKLTSLEDESLAGAEHTAEGGNEQERTDGSRSTGGVDGARGIGGILRAEIERPRVGPMRDIVATIQPEQDELVRAELAESICVQGAPGTGKTAVGLHRAAYLLYAYRSRLQRSGVLVLGPNQAFLQYISAVLPTLGEVDVEQTTIDQLLAVGIDATDLPEAAAVKHDARMAEVLRRVLYRRIGTPTEAVVVPDGSYRWRVNQYEFEQLVDEARAEATAYGVGRERVVSRLVAALQRQAETRGQNCNRVWQRRMARAVSPAVEAVWPVAKAAEVLAEFLSDPFRSEAGESNRDGGLSSEELAAIAWKRPRKAKSARWTAADAVLLDELAALIARGPGYGLVIVDEAQDLSPMQCRAIARRSEHGSLTVLGDLAQGTTAWAARSWAEQLTHLGKPDAEVVALTTGYRVPAAVVAMANRLLEVLAVEQAIDVPATRSFRSDGRLVVQRVDDLAGSCVDAARAALKEEGSIGVIAADHAVAGLTDVLRAEDLVADRLTVVPASLAKGLEYDHVIVVEPADVVEAEPRGMNRLYVVLTRAVSRLDVLHHRPLPIGLT
- a CDS encoding RNA polymerase sigma factor, with the translated sequence MSTQTALLGARMGPRAEPVTVEATDRDLWERLRQADEAALTVLFHRHSDAVYNFAFRRTSSWSAAEDVVQATFTALWRRARDRRVDALLLDSARPLLLVMAGHECGNVLRATRRQRALTGRLELVDAAGAVPDHSTAAAARIDDERAMSDIRRVLDRIPAKQREVVELVVWADCSMAEAARALGVPEGTVKSRLARARSSLAGLLDVDTLEGLV